The sequence below is a genomic window from Dioscorea cayenensis subsp. rotundata cultivar TDr96_F1 unplaced genomic scaffold, TDr96_F1_v2_PseudoChromosome.rev07_lg8_w22 25.fasta BLBR01001506.1, whole genome shotgun sequence.
TTAGAACATGAACCATCTTTAGCAAATTAGTCCatactaattttataatcatgtacatcaacaaattgcaatttaatccaaagattagagatattcatatgtgaGAACCCaacataatattttacatattagtccttctatcaataaatattccatataagtgGGATAATTAGACCACTAATGGCACTGTCGATCTCCACTTATATGTGTTTCTTTACACTATTggacataaaacaatttaagaaaaatgtataataatatatattttatatataataaactaatttcaaaaaattaacctGCCGGATTTATCTAATacataagaaacacaatctaCATTATTCTCTCCTACAGTAGGAGTGATAAATCCCATCTTGGATGACTACAaaccttcatgtatttattatataacccaATGTGTCCATATATAGCCTGTAATTGGCATCACCGATTGACactatcaaagtaatataatttatacataagatttaataacatcCTCAGGTAATAAGGACTTTTCATGTAAGAATAAACTTTTTGTTCTATGGCAGTGTTTAGTATAAAAGTTACAGTATGATCCAGTTCGATATTTGTCAACTCATAAATATCCATCAATGTTACTTAAGAGTCTCCACTCTAGTGGTTGAGACATCTGACTCTATCACGTATAGTAGTACTAATATGTGACAaaccaataatgaatacaaaatcagtatttttatctcataggttgtgaactattttgggttgcaaagaacataaataatcatgtctcactttaatgatctctatcattaatttgaaatctatacaatgcaagtccataataatatatcatcaaacatgaataatacaatacccataattatgcattcaatgaaataaaactattttattattaaacaataattaaaattggctttgtagggcatactaGTTTTTCATTTGTAACATCAATCTAATTCgtattctctatttttaataaaattgagaggTTTATAGTTTCCGATAACATATGAAAACtatgatatataaaaaattacaaatcaacGTTATATATCCTATATCTGTGAAATTAAATCCTTCTAAATGGAGCAGAATTCTTGAAtaataattcctttttaacAGTTTCCTTTTGCAATTGTTGCAGGTGTACAAAGGAACACTACCTGATGGACAAATGGTTGCAGTAAAAAGATCTCAAGAGAATTCATTGCAAGGTGGGCATGAATTCAAAACTGAGATTGAGTTGCTAACAAGAGTACATCATAAGAATCTTGTCAATCTTGTCGGCTTTTGCTTCGACCAAGGCGAACAAATGTTGGTTTATGAGTATCTGCCTAATGGTACTCTGAAAGAAAGCCTCTCGGGGATGTCGGTAATTCGTTTAGATTGGAAAAAGAGACTATGGATTGCACTTGATGCAGCAAGAGGTCTCTCCTATCTGCATTATCTTGCTGATCCTCCCATTGTTCACAGAGatataaaatcaaacaacatattGTTAGACAGTCACTTACATGCCAAAGTCGCCGATTTCGGTCTCTCCAAACCAATGGCTGATGACAGAAAGGGCCATGTCACCACTCAAGTCAAAGGAACAATGGTGAGATCTTAAACCGAAATTAACTATAAtaagtttattttgttaagatgttattttatgtatttgcaTTATATATTACTTTAAACTGTATTCTATAATAATGTTTTATCAGATATTAGTTCAAACTAGTGTTAACTCTGcagtcatcatcttcttctgttttgtttcattttttccttttccaatCTATAAAATTGATGCTTTGAACTCGCGATCTGAGTTGGAAGGGAAATGAAATACCACCTTTGCTATTGCAGGGATGGTACATTAATTAATTCTCAAACAtcgtttgtttgtttttttttttaattcgttTTCAATATTTGCAGGGATACTTAGACCCGGAATACTACATGACGCAACTATTAACCGAAAAGAGCGATGTCTACAGCTT
It includes:
- the LOC120256557 gene encoding probable leucine-rich repeat receptor-like protein kinase At5g49770, giving the protein MVAVKRSQENSLQGGHEFKTEIELLTRVHHKNLVNLVGFCFDQGEQMLVYEYLPNGTLKESLSGMSVIRLDWKKRLWIALDAARGLSYLHYLADPPIVHRDIKSNNILLDSHLHAKVADFGLSKPMADDRKGHVTTQVKGTMGYLDPEYYMTQLLTEKSDVYSFGVLLLELITARKPIERNKYIVREVKAAIDRKKELYGLGQLVDSTIGLSNTLAGFNRFVDLALMCVEESGTDRPTMSEVVKQIESIMQLAGINPNPESASTSASYDDSSRGHLYGNEALVNYSGAIHSPRSDTK